In Deltaproteobacteria bacterium, the following are encoded in one genomic region:
- a CDS encoding (2Fe-2S)-binding protein produces MSKPRRFTEDELRARLRVVCICKGIKLAKISDAIGAGARTVAEVNRATGSGDGGCGATRCTPVILEMLRHGGRPPAKLPALAAAEHDEDYWFPPLARKTEHK; encoded by the coding sequence ATGAGCAAGCCGCGTAGATTCACCGAGGACGAGCTGCGCGCTCGCCTGCGGGTGGTGTGCATTTGCAAAGGTATCAAGTTGGCCAAGATCAGCGATGCCATCGGCGCCGGTGCCCGCACCGTCGCAGAGGTCAACCGCGCCACCGGCAGCGGCGATGGGGGTTGCGGCGCTACTCGTTGCACACCGGTCATCCTTGAAATGCTGCGCCACGGCGGCCGGCCGCCGGCGAAGCTGCCCGCGCTCGCAGCGGCCGAGCACGACGAGGATTATTGGTTCCCGCCGCTGGCGCGCAAGACCGAGCACAAGTAG
- a CDS encoding GIY-YIG nuclease family protein codes for MDKQFCVYILASKRNGTLYIGVTSELATRVWQHKSKVVEGFS; via the coding sequence ATGGACAAGCAGTTCTGCGTTTACATCCTGGCCAGCAAACGGAACGGCACGCTGTACATTGGGGTGACCTCAGAGCTGGCAACGCGGGTGTGGCAGCATAAGAGCAAGGTAGTGGAGGGTTTTTCGG